TATTTTAATCCCATATCAAATACAGCATGTTATGTTggtctattttaatttatttcatttcatgttttaaatgcaatataattTTAGTCCACAGCCCCCACCAGGGGGGCTGATGCTATAACGAGGGGGGCTGCAGCACCCACCTTCCCGCGCTACtgactgcgccccataaacacaaccaagcctagaaaaaaaccctgaaaccacccctttaataccaggtgtaaacagccGAAGATGCTGTAATGCCACTAACCTCATGCCAGCTGACCTAATGAGCACTAATCAAAGAACAACATAAATTATGTAATAAATGATTCCAAAAGCCCAAGTATGTTCATGCATGTCCTGGTTACCTCGCACTGCTTGGTGGGTCATACTGAAGGACCCAGTTCATTTCCGGTATGTCGATGCCTCTTGCCATGACGTCTGTGCACACCAGAATCCCACTGCACACATACATGATGCATTCATTGTACTCTATAACTTCCTCTTTTTAAATAGCTAGAAAGGCTTCACACTAAATGACCCAGTACATTACCTCTTTAGCGCACGGAAGTCTGCAAAGATCTTGTTTCGTTTATGTTTCATCTTTCCGTGGATGCAGTGGATGCTGACATTCTTGATCAGGGCTTCCAGGGCTTTACCGAAATACTCCACACAGGCGCAGGTGCTGAGTGTACACAGGGTAATATAATATTAGGACGGCTGGACAATAAGTCTGGAACATTAacgatttttatgtttttgaaagaagtctcttctgctcactaaagatgcatttatttgatcagtaaaaacagaaatataGTGACATTTTTCGATTTGagttattttaaaggggtggttgattacGATTTGACTTTTTAAAATTTAGTTAGCATGtattgttgctgtttgagcataaacaacatcttcAAAGGGAGATCATTTCTTTTACAGAAATAACTTTTTACGGTCTACAATAAAcggctggtagggactacaacgagcttcctCACAGGtcagtgacatcactaaccctaaagTTTATATAAACCCTGCCCCTAGAACATGCAACGATGAGTTGTTGTAGTTGCAGCACGTTAAGGAGTCTGCTCAAGCTGTCACATtctttcacatttattgcattGCAATACAGAACGTAACAAATGTCATGcatgtcataaaagcaagatgacaagATAAATTATAATCctaattaaagcagcactaggtaacttttcaaccttcataatatattttttaagactcttgtgatgataaatcgacttacaataggttgaatgacacgtctgccttagcctgacggggtctgtatcgtttttaatcatacttttaaacttcgggtttcgggtagtaacccgagaaaaaaaaagaactacaaaattcgactgctttacggcatatacgtcacttccaccaacacacacacacttccttacattcggacgtgcgagcccaactttgttcgtcggataatatagtcatgtccgaagcagcacagacaaataagaaagaaaaggttttgttggaggaaagcaataagaggaaatgaaaaagtgatgtgattaaaggcaggatgaggatcaacatgtgaccagcgtttgctcgtcggcgtgagctgaaggaggcgtgcccgaccgatgctgtcctgcttgttatggtgattacctaccactcaaacattgaactgaagtatcatatagattctgtaaaacggtgaccaatagactactataatgccgctggcttgtaaacgtgagcatcgtgattatttggcgtttgaaaaaaataaaacttttggcTTTTACAACagttatcatgacagaatatgctaatcaatgacttgaagatagttaactcataaattcatcaactaaccattcagaaacgtcctgacTCATTCTACATGTTGTGTCTTCTTCTTAAGTCTCTCCATCATGGTCAGACTCCAGTTTAAACGTAAAATGCCGAACAGTTTCTGATATTTTCAGTGTGTGAGGTAATCAGGGCTGCTAACACAAGCTCTGAAAACGATGCACTCTTTTTGAAAAGGGGCAGGGAACAGCagttcatttgcatttaaagggacaaacAAAAATGGCGTCTTTTTGCTCATCctcaaaaagttaattttaacAGCCTATAAAAATAATTTGTGGTAATTTGAGCTAAAACCTTACatacaaattatattattatattacactTACTTTAAAAACTGGCATTAtaagacccctttaaaatataaattattcttgtgatgcaaagctgaattgcAAGTTAAAAAGagatacttttattcagcaaggatgcattttttttttaatgacagtaAGTGATagcaaagacatttataatataatttcaaataactgctgttcttttgaactttctatttatcatcatcatcatcatcataaaaaaataaatcacattttaaaacagaaatagaaaactgttaaagccttggtgagcagaagagacttctttcaaaaacataaactaTTTTTGACCGATAGTGTATGTGGCAAAATCAGTCGACCAAACCTGAAGAACACAAGCTGCTTCTCATGTTTGTGCTGCCTGAGAAACGCCACCAAAGTGTTGAACTTCTCCTCTGCTCGACACATCTGCACATAATGAAGACAATATCCAGATAAACAACACAAACATTGAGAAATAGTGCAAACATGCTTATGAACCTAAGTCAGATTATTCCTAATTAGACAAGGAGCATGTTTTATAAAGTCAAATTCTGATTTCATGTCATAATTAACTGAATATGAATGTGCCTTCGTGAATCAGTCCCAGCGTGTTACAGACGGTTATAGATGACTATTATGACTCACTGTGTAATAATTGCTGAGTCTGGCTGGGGTTTTCTGGACGCTGGAGGCCGCTACACCTTTCTCCTTCACTGTGATCCGCACAGGGTTGCGCAGACCCGCCCTCACCAACTTCTCCAGCTCTTGCGTCTGCGTGGCGGAGAACAGCCCTGTGCGCCGCTGCTTGGGTAGATAATCCAGAATAGTGTTTAAACTGCGGAGGcaaagaaaaaaagttgcatTAGATAAGTATATTTTTTCCTGtaattaatatttcatattttgaaGGGACATTTATGATACTAAACaatagggatgccacaattctcaatagAATATTGAACTTTTCGGTACAGCATTCACAGTTCAATACGTGCTtgtgaattgcgttttttttattggttttgcatttaattaattatttctaatTCTCtctgttttaaatatttctctgttttttcatgtctgtttgagtgtgctGTTGAGTGTAcacgctgatatgagcaaatatccaattatatgcactaaagttagggggtgtttagccaCACTTGCAGTGCTGCTGTCCGAGAGTTATACTCATGGAACAATGTAGTTATTCACAATCACGTAAGTTCattatttgcatgtgttttaaagccttgccggttaaacatttgtTATACATGCGTTGAGCGAGCGCACTAAAAGCCAGCcaaacacgtgattactggactaagtagtcttactgcactaatactgtcaaatacttacaaggttaacatatataaacacagtcggttgtgtCTGAAGGGAAAGTAAAATGGCGTGTCTGTATACGAGATGCGTGCAGGTCTTAAATTGACAGCAGCGCAGCCTAGTGAacgcttgtccttaaagggaccgTTCACctcttaaattatgttaataaaacaacaaaagacaaagagaaaatcactcactgctcttgaataaagtagcttttaataaatgtaaattgaagactatgtagttttaattttagcctacatttattcattcaatttcctatttaaatgctactgtacatctctgagctgccactgtaaagctttatatttatttattttatataatacaatacactGTGTACACGGGAAcgttttttaagtaaagttctaagtttaagtaaggttttaagtcttttaagtaaaataaagaaagagtattgcaataaaacattttatccttaacctctttctgttcctgtccCCTAAGAATAGAATACCAAAACTACCGAACCGAAAAAACTAGGTATTTATTGAACCGTGGAATAACTGTATTGTTTCATCCCTACTAAACAATATTCATCTCTAATTATACACCATTTATTTCtatatcaaaaatacatttactaGGGGGAAGGAACACACTTTACActatttttttgtcaatataatatttaagTCAAAAAGAgatcaaatatatataaaatccaaCAATGAATGGAGGCAAATGAGTGTAATCAAGTGGAAAACAGTAAGGATAATCGTATGTAATAAAATGGTGTGATTTTATTGTAATTTAGGTGCAATTTAAAGTTTTTGTGTGTAgtaaatttccactttttgtttTAGAGTTTAACTGCATTGCAGTGTGCATTTTTCTGCATCATGGCTGATGTATAGATAATAGTATACAAAGAACACAAAGTAAGATATTTTgtccacagaagaaaaaaattcatGCAAGTTTGAAATGACACGAGGGTAAGTAaatggtgaactatccctttaaataaccaCAGTGCATATTACGGCAAACGTGATACAGTGTAGTTTAGCTGCCAGGTAAAATTAAATGCTGAATTTTACTGCCTTTTATTTAGGAACATTACCTGGCTTCAAAGCCCATGTCCAGCAGTCTGTCAGCCTCATCCAGGACAAGAACATCCAGGGACTTCACAGCGGTGGCCAAATCAAGTCCATCTGCCTTCCTCCTAAACATGTCCTCTAATCGGCCAGGGGTCGCAATTAGGATATTGGCTCTAAGAAGTGCACAGGACATTGCATTTGTATAACAAATTTAGTTTTAGAGGGTAGAAAATAGCAGTCCAAATACTCACCCCTGAGTCTTAAACTTCTCTACATCCTCAATAGGGTTGCTTCCACCAATCAAGAGGATCTGTCTAAAATCAGAAACACATTTTGTAAGATTTAGTACAGTACAGGAGATACAGTAGATGCTTTAATCTTACCTAAACTGCTGAAATCCCTGcagaaatcggcccatcacctCACTGATCTGCAATGCCAGCTCACGGGTGGGAGTTATGATCAATGCACCGACCTGACAACACATTACAGCAGAAATTAGGAGGAAGTACAGCGATTTACTGTCCACAAACATCTGAAGATGAACATGAAGACAGCATAAACTGATCATATTAATACACACCTGCATCTTTTTTAACTTCTCTTCTCGCTTTAGGAGAATTTCTAATATAGGAATCACAAAAGCCAGAGTCTTCCCACTGCCGGTCACCTGAAATTACATTGATTATGAAACATATCTGTTATAGGTATACATATggttaaaaaaagagaaaacataTTCAAATACTCACAGCTTCAGCAGCAACATCTTTATTGCTCATAAAAAGAGGGATGCAGGCAGCCTGGGATTAAGAAAAACTGTGTTACTAAACTGTAACGTTACATTAACTGAAAACAAACATGCGAGAACAGATAGACTGAAATACTGATCAAATGAATACCTGAACAGGAGTCATATATGTAAATTTCAGCTCTGTAAGAGTCTGTAATATGCTGTCATGTAATTTCACGGGTAAACGCTCCCATTTTCCATCGGTAATGTTTTCCATAGTTTATGTGCTTAGTTGAGTCTTATCCATAAAAGTAAACACATGAGGAGAAGACGTGTGCTACACGCAAAAAACCCCGAATGGGAAACATGCGGCCACGACAATCGTTCCGCTTCGCCTCTGCAGGACACCTGTGTTCCTCCGGGGGGCGTGTGGTGGTTTCGGAGAGCCGCATCAAAACTCTTAACAATGCTCGTCTTTGCTTTTATGTACCTGGAACCATACtcaaggaactgtatgtaagaaatgtatttcaatgaatcataaaatggccctgatatgtcactagacattaagaaatcatgttaatttcaaacacttatatcactgacaacagtagtctggccaggatattgtcattataaagttgttgttgcagccctcaactgatgttgttgttgacatgttgtgttttggcctgaagctccgccctccacctatcgaccaatcacgagtCAGTTGTGTTtcaggttgccagatctgctctagttaccacagctgcagatctacaaacgttcctgctgatcctgccgccaatctggcaacctcaagtcAGGGGGAGGGATATAGGgtatagtgattgcagtacgaGTTTTGGCCACAGTCTTACATACATttcctttaaataaatacattattttgtaTATGACCTAAAAATATACACTCACccaaaaggattattaggaaca
The window above is part of the Pseudorasbora parva isolate DD20220531a chromosome 23, ASM2467924v1, whole genome shotgun sequence genome. Proteins encoded here:
- the ddx55 gene encoding ATP-dependent RNA helicase DDX55, with product MENITDGKWERLPVKLHDSILQTLTELKFTYMTPVQAACIPLFMSNKDVAAEAVTGSGKTLAFVIPILEILLKREEKLKKMQVGALIITPTRELALQISEVMGRFLQGFQQFRQILLIGGSNPIEDVEKFKTQGANILIATPGRLEDMFRRKADGLDLATAVKSLDVLVLDEADRLLDMGFEASLNTILDYLPKQRRTGLFSATQTQELEKLVRAGLRNPVRITVKEKGVAASSVQKTPARLSNYYTMCRAEEKFNTLVAFLRQHKHEKQLVFFSTCACVEYFGKALEALIKNVSIHCIHGKMKHKRNKIFADFRALKSGILVCTDVMARGIDIPEMNWVLQYDPPSSASSFVHRCGRTARIGNQGSALVFLLPMEESYVNFLSINQKCPLQSFPPVKDVVDVLPKLKAMALRDRAMFEKGMRAFVSYVQAYAKHECSLIFRIKDLDFAALANGFALLRLPKMPELKGKTFPNFKQVTVDTDAIRFQDKNREKLRQKRLAEQKEKAPPLRKNFIKNKSWSKQKTKKDRKKKKTAKRKLDDESDADDEDLNELLSDTRLLKKLKKGKISEEDFDKHMSSAGKRAQTHSPDGE